A stretch of the Balearica regulorum gibbericeps isolate bBalReg1 chromosome 23, bBalReg1.pri, whole genome shotgun sequence genome encodes the following:
- the ST3GAL4 gene encoding CMP-N-acetylneuraminate-beta-galactosamide-alpha-2,3-sialyltransferase 4 isoform X9 → MPLLLIKMINKSRGKILGVLALFLVMVWYSIYREDRYIQLFYFPVQENKTTCPLGEVEKKAAQLIGNYTRDHPLFLQLKDYFWVKTPSLYELPYGTKGSEDVLLRLLSITHYSLPESIQSLKCRRCAVVGNGHRLRNSSMGETINTYDVVIRLNNAPVHGYEQDVGSKTTMRLFYPESAHFNPRTENNPDTLLVLVPFKPMDFQWMEAILNDKKRVRKGFWKQPPLIWDANPERVRILNPYYMEVTAAKLLNLPMKQPRKVKQKPTTGLLAITLALHFCDLVHIAGFGYPDSANKKQTIHYYEQITLKSMAASEHNVSHEAVAIKRMLELGLVKNLTYF, encoded by the exons ATGCCTCTCCTGCTGATAAAAATGATCAACAAGTCTC GAGGGAAGATACTCGGGGTGCTGGCGCTGTTTCTGGTGATGGTTTGGTACTCGATCTACCGGGAAGACAGGTACATACAGCT CTTTTATTTCCCTGTGCAAGAAAACAAGACGACGTGTCCCCTCGGGGAGGTGGAAAAGAAAGCGGCGCAGCTCATTGGGAA CTACACGAGGGATCACCCGCTCTTCTTGCAGCTGAAGGACTATTTTTGGGTGAAGACGCCGTCGCTCTACGAGCTGCCCTATGGCACGAAAGGAAGCG AAGACGTCCTCCTGCGTTTGCTGTCCATCACCCACTACTCCCTGCCTGAGAGCATCCAGAG CCTGAAGTGCCGGAGGTGCGCGGTGGTGGGCAACGGCCACCGGCTTCGCAACAGCTCCATGGGGGAGACCATCAACACGTACGACGTTGTGATCAG GTTGAACAACGCCCCGGTCCATGGTTACGAGCAGGACGTGGGCTCCAAGACCACCATGCGCCTATTCTACCCCGAGTCAGCCCACTTCAACCCCAGGACGGAGAACAACCCTGACACGTTGCTGGTGCTGGTGCCCTTCAAACCCATGGACTTCCAGTGGATGGAGGCCATCCTCAACGACAAGAAGAGG GTGCGGAAGGGGTTTTGGAAACAGCCCCCGTTGATCTGGGATGCCAACCCCGAGCGAGTGCGCATCCTCAACCCTTACTACATGGAAGTAACTGCTGCTAAACTGCTCAACCTCCCCATGAAGCAACCACGGAAGGTCAAACAG AAACCCACCACGGGGTTGTTGGCCATCACCTTGGCGCTGCACTTCTGTGACCTGGTGCACATCGCGGGCTTCGGCTACCCCGATTCGGCCAACAAGAAGCAGACCATTCACTACTATGAGCAGATCACGCTCAAATCCATGGCG GCGTCGGAGCACAACGTCTCGCACGAGGCCGTGGCCATCAAGCGGATGCTGGAGCTGGGACTGGTCAAGAACCTCACCTACTTCTGA
- the ST3GAL4 gene encoding CMP-N-acetylneuraminate-beta-galactosamide-alpha-2,3-sialyltransferase 4 isoform X7, with protein sequence MGESKVLEVPQVTGGSRDESSGPRLMPLLLIKMINKSRGKILGVLALFLVMVWYSIYREDRYIQLFYFPVQENKTTCPLGEVEKKAAQLIGNYTRDHPLFLQLKDYFWVKTPSLYELPYGTKGSEDVLLRLLSITHYSLPESIQSLKCRRCAVVGNGHRLRNSSMGETINTYDVVIRLNNAPVHGYEQDVGSKTTMRLFYPESAHFNPRTENNPDTLLVLVPFKPMDFQWMEAILNDKKRVRKGFWKQPPLIWDANPERVRILNPYYMEVTAAKLLNLPMKQPRKVKQKPTTGLLAITLALHFCDLVHIAGFGYPDSANKKQTIHYYEQITLKSMAASEHNVSHEAVAIKRMLELGLVKNLTYF encoded by the exons ATGGGTGAATCGAAGGTGTTGGAGGTTCCCCAA GTGACCGGCGGCAGCCGCGATGAGAGCTCCGGCCCTCGCCTGATGCCTCTCCTGCTGATAAAAATGATCAACAAGTCTC GAGGGAAGATACTCGGGGTGCTGGCGCTGTTTCTGGTGATGGTTTGGTACTCGATCTACCGGGAAGACAGGTACATACAGCT CTTTTATTTCCCTGTGCAAGAAAACAAGACGACGTGTCCCCTCGGGGAGGTGGAAAAGAAAGCGGCGCAGCTCATTGGGAA CTACACGAGGGATCACCCGCTCTTCTTGCAGCTGAAGGACTATTTTTGGGTGAAGACGCCGTCGCTCTACGAGCTGCCCTATGGCACGAAAGGAAGCG AAGACGTCCTCCTGCGTTTGCTGTCCATCACCCACTACTCCCTGCCTGAGAGCATCCAGAG CCTGAAGTGCCGGAGGTGCGCGGTGGTGGGCAACGGCCACCGGCTTCGCAACAGCTCCATGGGGGAGACCATCAACACGTACGACGTTGTGATCAG GTTGAACAACGCCCCGGTCCATGGTTACGAGCAGGACGTGGGCTCCAAGACCACCATGCGCCTATTCTACCCCGAGTCAGCCCACTTCAACCCCAGGACGGAGAACAACCCTGACACGTTGCTGGTGCTGGTGCCCTTCAAACCCATGGACTTCCAGTGGATGGAGGCCATCCTCAACGACAAGAAGAGG GTGCGGAAGGGGTTTTGGAAACAGCCCCCGTTGATCTGGGATGCCAACCCCGAGCGAGTGCGCATCCTCAACCCTTACTACATGGAAGTAACTGCTGCTAAACTGCTCAACCTCCCCATGAAGCAACCACGGAAGGTCAAACAG AAACCCACCACGGGGTTGTTGGCCATCACCTTGGCGCTGCACTTCTGTGACCTGGTGCACATCGCGGGCTTCGGCTACCCCGATTCGGCCAACAAGAAGCAGACCATTCACTACTATGAGCAGATCACGCTCAAATCCATGGCG GCGTCGGAGCACAACGTCTCGCACGAGGCCGTGGCCATCAAGCGGATGCTGGAGCTGGGACTGGTCAAGAACCTCACCTACTTCTGA
- the ST3GAL4 gene encoding CMP-N-acetylneuraminate-beta-galactosamide-alpha-2,3-sialyltransferase 4 isoform X8, whose amino-acid sequence MGESKVLEVPQVTGGSRDESSGPRLMPLLLIKMINKSRGKILGVLALFLVMVWYSIYREDSFYFPVQENKTTCPLGEVEKKAAQLIGNYTRDHPLFLQLKDYFWVKTPSLYELPYGTKGSEDVLLRLLSITHYSLPESIQSLKCRRCAVVGNGHRLRNSSMGETINTYDVVIRLNNAPVHGYEQDVGSKTTMRLFYPESAHFNPRTENNPDTLLVLVPFKPMDFQWMEAILNDKKRVRKGFWKQPPLIWDANPERVRILNPYYMEVTAAKLLNLPMKQPRKVKQKPTTGLLAITLALHFCDLVHIAGFGYPDSANKKQTIHYYEQITLKSMAASEHNVSHEAVAIKRMLELGLVKNLTYF is encoded by the exons ATGGGTGAATCGAAGGTGTTGGAGGTTCCCCAA GTGACCGGCGGCAGCCGCGATGAGAGCTCCGGCCCTCGCCTGATGCCTCTCCTGCTGATAAAAATGATCAACAAGTCTC GAGGGAAGATACTCGGGGTGCTGGCGCTGTTTCTGGTGATGGTTTGGTACTCGATCTACCGGGAAGACAG CTTTTATTTCCCTGTGCAAGAAAACAAGACGACGTGTCCCCTCGGGGAGGTGGAAAAGAAAGCGGCGCAGCTCATTGGGAA CTACACGAGGGATCACCCGCTCTTCTTGCAGCTGAAGGACTATTTTTGGGTGAAGACGCCGTCGCTCTACGAGCTGCCCTATGGCACGAAAGGAAGCG AAGACGTCCTCCTGCGTTTGCTGTCCATCACCCACTACTCCCTGCCTGAGAGCATCCAGAG CCTGAAGTGCCGGAGGTGCGCGGTGGTGGGCAACGGCCACCGGCTTCGCAACAGCTCCATGGGGGAGACCATCAACACGTACGACGTTGTGATCAG GTTGAACAACGCCCCGGTCCATGGTTACGAGCAGGACGTGGGCTCCAAGACCACCATGCGCCTATTCTACCCCGAGTCAGCCCACTTCAACCCCAGGACGGAGAACAACCCTGACACGTTGCTGGTGCTGGTGCCCTTCAAACCCATGGACTTCCAGTGGATGGAGGCCATCCTCAACGACAAGAAGAGG GTGCGGAAGGGGTTTTGGAAACAGCCCCCGTTGATCTGGGATGCCAACCCCGAGCGAGTGCGCATCCTCAACCCTTACTACATGGAAGTAACTGCTGCTAAACTGCTCAACCTCCCCATGAAGCAACCACGGAAGGTCAAACAG AAACCCACCACGGGGTTGTTGGCCATCACCTTGGCGCTGCACTTCTGTGACCTGGTGCACATCGCGGGCTTCGGCTACCCCGATTCGGCCAACAAGAAGCAGACCATTCACTACTATGAGCAGATCACGCTCAAATCCATGGCG GCGTCGGAGCACAACGTCTCGCACGAGGCCGTGGCCATCAAGCGGATGCTGGAGCTGGGACTGGTCAAGAACCTCACCTACTTCTGA
- the ST3GAL4 gene encoding CMP-N-acetylneuraminate-beta-galactosamide-alpha-2,3-sialyltransferase 4 isoform X10: MPLLLIKMINKSRGKILGVLALFLVMVWYSIYREDSFYFPVQENKTTCPLGEVEKKAAQLIGNYTRDHPLFLQLKDYFWVKTPSLYELPYGTKGSEDVLLRLLSITHYSLPESIQSLKCRRCAVVGNGHRLRNSSMGETINTYDVVIRLNNAPVHGYEQDVGSKTTMRLFYPESAHFNPRTENNPDTLLVLVPFKPMDFQWMEAILNDKKRVRKGFWKQPPLIWDANPERVRILNPYYMEVTAAKLLNLPMKQPRKVKQKPTTGLLAITLALHFCDLVHIAGFGYPDSANKKQTIHYYEQITLKSMAASEHNVSHEAVAIKRMLELGLVKNLTYF; the protein is encoded by the exons ATGCCTCTCCTGCTGATAAAAATGATCAACAAGTCTC GAGGGAAGATACTCGGGGTGCTGGCGCTGTTTCTGGTGATGGTTTGGTACTCGATCTACCGGGAAGACAG CTTTTATTTCCCTGTGCAAGAAAACAAGACGACGTGTCCCCTCGGGGAGGTGGAAAAGAAAGCGGCGCAGCTCATTGGGAA CTACACGAGGGATCACCCGCTCTTCTTGCAGCTGAAGGACTATTTTTGGGTGAAGACGCCGTCGCTCTACGAGCTGCCCTATGGCACGAAAGGAAGCG AAGACGTCCTCCTGCGTTTGCTGTCCATCACCCACTACTCCCTGCCTGAGAGCATCCAGAG CCTGAAGTGCCGGAGGTGCGCGGTGGTGGGCAACGGCCACCGGCTTCGCAACAGCTCCATGGGGGAGACCATCAACACGTACGACGTTGTGATCAG GTTGAACAACGCCCCGGTCCATGGTTACGAGCAGGACGTGGGCTCCAAGACCACCATGCGCCTATTCTACCCCGAGTCAGCCCACTTCAACCCCAGGACGGAGAACAACCCTGACACGTTGCTGGTGCTGGTGCCCTTCAAACCCATGGACTTCCAGTGGATGGAGGCCATCCTCAACGACAAGAAGAGG GTGCGGAAGGGGTTTTGGAAACAGCCCCCGTTGATCTGGGATGCCAACCCCGAGCGAGTGCGCATCCTCAACCCTTACTACATGGAAGTAACTGCTGCTAAACTGCTCAACCTCCCCATGAAGCAACCACGGAAGGTCAAACAG AAACCCACCACGGGGTTGTTGGCCATCACCTTGGCGCTGCACTTCTGTGACCTGGTGCACATCGCGGGCTTCGGCTACCCCGATTCGGCCAACAAGAAGCAGACCATTCACTACTATGAGCAGATCACGCTCAAATCCATGGCG GCGTCGGAGCACAACGTCTCGCACGAGGCCGTGGCCATCAAGCGGATGCTGGAGCTGGGACTGGTCAAGAACCTCACCTACTTCTGA